In Legionella beliardensis, the following are encoded in one genomic region:
- a CDS encoding ZIP family metal transporter, producing the protein MTIATSLKLIFGLAIVAVILLAGWYPFKKRYRHAEEHIDFPIGETLATGIFLGAGLMHMLPDANHLFNEMGYHYPFAYIITGIIFLFFLWFEHLGKELYHHHDANHPAFAILAWAMLSIHSLMLGAALGLNSSNSLIIMLFLAIITHKWAESFAIAIQLNKSSLSITKRLIFFLSFTMMTPIGIFIGWYFGRGIETHSLFDPILIAASAGTFLYLGTLHGLEKCVMVERCCNLRDFSFVIIGFLLMASVAIYV; encoded by the coding sequence ATGACAATTGCTACTAGTTTAAAATTAATCTTTGGCTTAGCAATAGTCGCGGTTATTCTTTTAGCAGGATGGTATCCTTTTAAGAAAAGATATCGCCATGCCGAAGAACATATTGATTTTCCCATTGGCGAAACACTTGCTACTGGTATTTTCTTAGGCGCAGGGCTCATGCATATGCTGCCTGATGCTAATCATTTATTTAATGAGATGGGTTATCATTATCCATTTGCCTACATTATTACTGGTATTATCTTTCTCTTCTTTTTATGGTTTGAGCATTTAGGCAAAGAACTTTATCACCATCATGACGCCAATCATCCTGCCTTTGCTATCCTTGCTTGGGCAATGTTATCTATTCATTCCTTAATGCTAGGTGCAGCCCTAGGCCTTAATTCAAGTAATTCCTTAATCATTATGCTCTTTTTAGCTATTATTACCCATAAATGGGCTGAGAGCTTTGCCATTGCTATTCAATTAAATAAGAGCTCCCTTAGCATAACAAAACGCTTAATCTTCTTTTTAAGCTTTACTATGATGACGCCTATAGGTATTTTCATAGGCTGGTATTTCGGTCGCGGCATCGAGACCCACTCATTATTTGATCCAATTTTAATTGCAGCCTCTGCTGGTACCTTTCTTTATTTAGGCACATTGCATGGGCTTGAGAAATGTGTGATGGTAGAACGTTGTTGTAATCTGCGTGATTTCAGTTTCGTTATCATTGGCTTCTTACTTATGGCGTCCGTTGCTATTTATGTCTAA
- a CDS encoding patatin-like phospholipase family protein: MSRPKLEKSKHHKEAISLINQPEKPLRAKQHYDRIACVFQGGGSLGAYQVGAYRAIRERGYLPNYLTGVSIGAINCAIIAGNPPETQIDKLMSFWESITPKLLVDNFFDFNANDFTHHLHNHMGAMYSIFCGLDGFFKPRIMPPGPLTHNMPDELSYYDTSELRSNLEEHIDFDRINNNKKVTLCLGAVNITSGQMIFFNNQKCPITVEHVMASGALPPGFPAIKIGEDYYWDGGIYANTPLVTVLDALPQLDTLCFVVDCFSLQGQLPQTMDQIEERQKDIRYASHSRRLTNVYTVKQNLQAAIQFLGDKLSKEAKEDPEVQQILKLGHRKRLSIVHIIHQTGPYSHSFKDYNFIEDVIKLRMDKGYRDANEVLDKPTWEKQSDKTLTCSIYGVRPDYFDQH, translated from the coding sequence ATGAGCCGACCAAAATTAGAAAAGAGTAAACATCATAAAGAGGCAATTAGCCTTATTAATCAGCCTGAGAAACCGCTACGTGCAAAACAGCATTATGATAGGATAGCTTGCGTATTCCAAGGTGGAGGATCATTAGGTGCCTATCAAGTAGGGGCTTACCGCGCTATTCGTGAGCGAGGTTATTTACCAAATTACCTAACAGGTGTTTCCATTGGCGCAATCAATTGCGCGATTATTGCTGGCAATCCCCCTGAAACCCAGATAGATAAATTAATGAGCTTCTGGGAGTCAATAACCCCTAAACTATTAGTAGATAATTTTTTTGACTTTAATGCGAACGACTTTACGCACCATTTGCATAATCATATGGGCGCAATGTACTCTATTTTTTGCGGGCTAGATGGCTTTTTTAAGCCGCGCATAATGCCTCCTGGCCCACTGACACACAATATGCCTGATGAATTAAGTTATTATGATACCTCTGAACTACGCAGCAATTTAGAGGAGCATATTGATTTTGATAGGATCAATAATAATAAAAAAGTCACGTTATGCCTTGGTGCAGTTAATATTACTTCAGGCCAAATGATATTTTTTAATAATCAAAAATGCCCAATTACGGTTGAACATGTGATGGCTAGTGGCGCACTTCCCCCAGGATTTCCTGCGATAAAAATTGGCGAAGATTATTATTGGGATGGCGGTATTTATGCAAATACGCCTCTAGTGACTGTGTTGGATGCCTTACCTCAACTTGATACACTGTGCTTTGTCGTGGATTGCTTTAGCTTACAAGGTCAGTTACCACAAACCATGGATCAAATTGAAGAACGGCAAAAAGATATCCGTTATGCCAGCCATTCCCGGCGCTTAACAAATGTTTATACAGTTAAACAAAACCTACAAGCAGCCATTCAATTTTTAGGTGATAAACTGTCTAAAGAAGCTAAAGAAGATCCTGAAGTACAACAGATTTTAAAATTAGGTCATCGTAAACGCTTAAGCATCGTACACATTATTCATCAAACTGGCCCTTACTCCCATTCATTTAAAGATTATAATTTTATTGAAGATGTGATCAAATTACGAATGGATAAAGGCTATCGAGACGCCAACGAAGTACTAGATAAGCCTACGTGGGAAAAGCAATCTGATAAAACGCTTACTTGTTCTATATATGGTGTTCGACCTGACTATTTTGATCAACATTAA
- a CDS encoding cation diffusion facilitator family transporter — MSDRYQQAKRVTLIGAIINALLGVIKLIGGIVYHSHALTADGIHSFSDLITDVMVIFASKFGSQHADSSHPYGHQRIETAATLLLALLLALTGFGIAWDAIDEIIQGFHNIPAKITLFIALFSVFLNEILFHYTRFIGQQIQSSLIIANAWHHRSDAAASLIVTIGIIGSFMGFPYLDAVAAIVVGLMIIKMGLNYGWSSVKELVDTAIEPELLEEIRKIIQQVDGVQRIHQLRSRSMGENILIDVHVLVSPFISVSEGHFIAQHVHHLLMKQFKRINDVMVHVDPEDDEVNCPSLHLPSRKTLENTLLNLCKQQFPRIQDWTLHYLDGKMRIDLIHHYSHEQLNELTGFLKAQLPKYPFIMQIYLFYDDKFIANS; from the coding sequence ATGTCAGATCGCTATCAGCAAGCTAAACGAGTGACTTTAATTGGGGCTATTATTAATGCCTTACTTGGGGTAATTAAGCTTATTGGTGGAATTGTTTACCACTCCCATGCGCTTACCGCTGATGGGATACATTCTTTTTCTGATTTAATTACCGATGTCATGGTGATCTTTGCTTCTAAGTTCGGTAGCCAACATGCAGATAGCTCCCACCCTTATGGCCATCAACGAATTGAAACCGCGGCAACCTTATTACTTGCACTACTATTGGCCCTAACAGGTTTTGGTATCGCTTGGGACGCTATTGATGAGATAATTCAAGGGTTTCATAATATCCCTGCTAAGATAACTTTATTTATCGCTCTCTTCTCTGTTTTTTTAAATGAAATCCTCTTTCATTACACGCGTTTTATCGGCCAACAAATTCAATCGTCTCTTATTATTGCTAATGCTTGGCATCATCGCTCGGATGCTGCCGCTTCGTTAATTGTTACTATTGGTATTATTGGCAGCTTCATGGGTTTTCCTTATTTAGATGCAGTGGCTGCTATTGTTGTGGGCTTAATGATTATTAAAATGGGCTTAAATTATGGTTGGAGCAGCGTTAAAGAACTAGTTGATACCGCCATAGAGCCTGAGCTTCTTGAAGAAATCAGAAAGATTATCCAACAAGTTGATGGGGTTCAACGCATTCATCAGTTACGTAGCCGCTCAATGGGTGAGAATATTTTAATTGATGTCCATGTGTTAGTGTCGCCTTTTATTTCGGTGTCAGAGGGCCATTTTATTGCCCAACACGTTCATCATCTCCTAATGAAGCAATTTAAACGTATTAATGATGTGATGGTTCATGTTGATCCAGAAGATGATGAAGTGAATTGCCCATCGCTCCATTTGCCAAGCCGCAAAACGTTAGAAAATACGTTATTAAATTTATGCAAGCAGCAGTTTCCGAGAATCCAAGATTGGACGTTGCATTATCTAGACGGTAAAATGCGGATTGACTTAATTCATCACTATTCACATGAACAATTAAATGAATTAACCGGCTTTCTTAAAGCCCAATTACCAAAGTATCCTTTTATTATGCAGATTTATTTATTTTATGACGATAAATTTATTGCCAATAGCTAA
- the argS gene encoding arginine--tRNA ligase — protein MKYIVEQLLTDALAKLKAQNILPTDLAIDIKVDRTKEISHGDFATNLALLLAKPCQKSPRQIADLIINTVAPHPSVERIEIAGPGFINFFLRNDTLLEIIAHILKEQDRFGCSNLGQNKKIILEFVSANPTGPLHVGHGRGAAFGATLANILKAAGYHVSCEYYVNDAGRQMDILAASVWLRYVALTGEDIVFPTNAYRGSYVQDIAKDFLHNHDRQYSYPWSVISQELPPDEPQGGDKEIYIDAIIARMKSLLGISGFNLFHKQALDCVLADIKDDLDEFGVHFDCWFSERSLLEGKAIEKGINTLKQSDHTYEDEGALWFKAREFGDEKDRVLIRANGQTTYFASDVAYHWDKYNRGFDRVIDIFGADHHGYVTRVRAAVTALGHDEQALDVMLVQFAILYRGGERMQMSTRSGSFVTLRELREEVGNDAARFFYVMRKPEQHMDFDLDLAKSKSNENPVYYIQYAHARICSVFRQLQERGHTFNMEQGLQGVNQLAEPAEIALLTLLSRYPETINLAASNCEPHQLAYYLRELANGLHSYYNAIILLCDDESIRNARLCLLSAVRQVLRNGLQLLGVSTPESM, from the coding sequence ATGAAGTACATTGTCGAACAGTTATTGACAGATGCGCTCGCTAAGCTTAAAGCGCAAAATATCCTTCCTACCGATCTGGCTATCGATATTAAGGTTGATCGTACTAAAGAGATTAGTCATGGTGATTTTGCTACCAATTTAGCTTTATTATTAGCAAAACCTTGCCAAAAATCCCCAAGACAGATCGCTGATTTGATTATTAATACAGTTGCTCCCCATCCGTCGGTTGAGCGCATAGAAATTGCAGGTCCCGGATTTATTAACTTTTTTCTACGCAATGACACGTTATTAGAAATAATTGCTCACATCTTAAAAGAGCAAGACCGATTTGGCTGCTCTAATCTTGGCCAAAATAAAAAAATTATTCTTGAATTTGTGTCGGCAAACCCAACTGGCCCACTACATGTTGGTCATGGCCGTGGCGCGGCTTTCGGAGCGACCTTAGCTAATATCTTAAAAGCGGCAGGCTACCATGTTAGTTGCGAATATTATGTCAATGATGCTGGCCGACAAATGGATATTTTGGCTGCCAGCGTATGGCTTCGGTATGTGGCGTTAACAGGCGAGGACATTGTATTTCCTACTAATGCTTATCGCGGTAGCTATGTGCAAGATATTGCCAAAGACTTTCTCCATAACCATGATCGCCAATACAGTTATCCGTGGTCAGTGATTAGCCAAGAGTTACCGCCTGATGAGCCGCAGGGTGGCGATAAAGAAATTTATATTGATGCCATCATCGCACGAATGAAATCATTATTAGGTATTTCAGGTTTTAACTTATTTCACAAGCAGGCGCTTGATTGTGTCCTTGCTGATATTAAAGATGATTTAGATGAGTTCGGTGTGCATTTTGATTGTTGGTTTTCTGAGCGCTCATTGCTAGAGGGTAAAGCAATTGAAAAAGGAATTAATACTCTAAAGCAGTCAGATCATACCTATGAAGATGAGGGCGCTTTATGGTTTAAAGCACGTGAGTTTGGTGATGAAAAAGACCGAGTACTAATTCGAGCCAATGGACAAACAACCTACTTTGCGTCAGATGTTGCTTATCACTGGGACAAATATAATCGAGGCTTTGACCGGGTGATTGATATTTTTGGCGCTGATCATCACGGCTATGTTACCCGAGTACGTGCTGCTGTGACGGCATTAGGCCATGATGAGCAGGCGTTAGATGTTATGTTGGTGCAGTTTGCTATTTTATATCGTGGTGGCGAACGCATGCAAATGTCTACCCGTAGCGGCTCATTTGTAACATTAAGGGAGTTGCGCGAAGAAGTTGGTAATGATGCAGCGCGCTTTTTTTATGTGATGCGCAAACCAGAACAACACATGGATTTTGATCTTGATTTAGCGAAGTCGAAATCCAATGAAAATCCAGTTTATTACATTCAATATGCTCATGCACGCATCTGCAGTGTTTTTCGTCAGTTACAAGAAAGAGGGCATACTTTTAATATGGAGCAAGGATTACAAGGTGTTAATCAATTGGCTGAGCCTGCTGAAATCGCGTTATTAACTCTTTTAAGTCGTTACCCAGAAACCATTAACTTAGCAGCGTCTAATTGCGAACCTCATCAATTAGCTTATTATTTACGAGAACTAGCTAATGGTTTACATAGCTATTACAATGCAATAATTTTATTATGTGACGATGAATCAATACGTAACGCCCGCCTGTGCTTACTTAGTGCGGTACGGCAGGTGTTAAGAAATGGATTACAATTATTAGGTGTTTCAACCCCTGAGAGCATGTGA
- a CDS encoding AI-2E family transporter yields MNRTVTFAAGTVLVCLIGFLLIVGSGLLIPLVLAIFIWNLLNTINVSMQHIPVFGVRLPSWLRMVLSLLVVTLLVMILVNIISNNVIEVIDAAPRYQENLMGIFKGIDDFFHIKMLARFDSFIKNLSVQNLLVGVYSVFTTVTGSAVLITLYVVFLFVEQHFLRQKMDALFPQTEHREIVDNIINHIVHDTQTYLGIKTLLSVITALTSWVLMKIVGLDFAEFWALLIFFLNFIPNIGAIIATVFPALLAMIQFDNWLPFLIISIGFVFIHFIIGNYLEPKYLGKSLNLSPLIILFSLALWGAIWGVLGMFLAVPITVMMMIVFAHFDKTRPIAIILSQDGYIRKAYEKLPVEE; encoded by the coding sequence ATGAATCGTACTGTTACCTTTGCTGCAGGTACTGTTTTAGTCTGTTTGATTGGATTTTTATTAATTGTCGGCAGCGGTTTACTTATCCCACTTGTTTTAGCCATTTTTATTTGGAACTTACTCAATACAATTAATGTGTCGATGCAGCATATTCCTGTGTTCGGCGTGCGCTTACCAAGCTGGCTTAGGATGGTACTGTCTCTACTAGTAGTTACTTTACTAGTGATGATTTTAGTCAACATTATTTCTAATAATGTCATAGAAGTAATTGATGCAGCTCCCCGCTATCAAGAAAATTTAATGGGAATTTTTAAAGGTATCGATGATTTTTTTCATATTAAAATGTTAGCTCGCTTTGATAGTTTTATTAAAAATCTTAGCGTGCAAAATTTATTAGTTGGTGTCTATTCTGTCTTTACTACCGTGACAGGCTCAGCTGTTCTTATTACGTTATATGTTGTTTTCTTATTTGTTGAGCAACATTTTTTGAGGCAAAAAATGGATGCGCTTTTTCCACAAACGGAACATCGGGAAATTGTAGATAATATTATTAATCATATCGTACACGATACCCAGACTTACTTAGGTATAAAAACCCTTCTAAGTGTGATAACAGCACTTACCAGTTGGGTATTAATGAAAATAGTTGGTTTAGATTTTGCGGAGTTTTGGGCACTGCTTATTTTTTTCTTAAATTTTATTCCTAATATTGGCGCTATTATTGCCACCGTTTTTCCCGCTCTATTAGCGATGATCCAATTTGATAACTGGTTGCCCTTTTTAATTATTTCCATAGGGTTTGTATTTATTCATTTTATTATTGGCAATTACCTTGAACCAAAGTATTTAGGGAAGTCTTTAAATTTAAGCCCTCTGATTATTTTATTTTCATTAGCACTCTGGGGAGCAATCTGGGGTGTATTAGGGATGTTTCTGGCTGTACCAATTACGGTCATGATGATGATTGTCTTTGCTCATTTTGATAAAACGAGACCGATTGCGATTATCTTATCGCAAGATGGTTACATTAGAAAAGCCTATGAGAAATTGCCAGTTGAGGAGTAG
- the radA gene encoding DNA repair protein RadA, whose translation MKTKTRFICSQCACTFSQWAGHCSQCGAWNSIIEENTIKPEKNARFSNYANQRSAITSIEDVLIDHEVRMDCGLSELNRVLGGGLVEGSVVLIGGDPGIGKSTLLLQTLANLSQHEKILYVTGEESLQQVAMRAKRLQLPTANLRLLAETQVEAIINHAQKELPKVMVIDSIQTIYTEAISSAPGGVGQVRESAAQLVRFAKMTQTAVFLVGHVTKEGAIAGPRVLEHMVDSVLYFEGQSDSRFRVIRAIKNRFGAVNELGIFAMTDRGLKEVANPSAIFLSKQPEPTPGSAVMVTWEGSRPMLVEVQALVDEAHGQQPKRVTAGLEHNRLAILLAVLHRHGGIATFDQDVFINVVGGVKVTETGSDLALLAAVVSSLRNRVFDSETIIFGEIGLAGEIRPVQSGQERLREAAKHGFKRAIIPFANAPKPKQNLIEVEPVKHLQEVLVKL comes from the coding sequence ATGAAAACAAAAACTCGTTTTATATGTAGCCAATGTGCTTGTACGTTTTCTCAGTGGGCAGGCCACTGCAGCCAGTGTGGAGCTTGGAATTCAATTATTGAAGAAAATACCATTAAACCTGAAAAAAACGCGCGCTTTAGCAATTATGCTAATCAACGATCGGCTATCACCTCGATTGAAGATGTCCTCATTGATCATGAAGTACGCATGGATTGCGGCTTATCTGAACTTAATCGCGTGCTAGGCGGAGGGCTTGTGGAAGGCTCGGTTGTTTTAATTGGGGGCGATCCGGGTATCGGAAAGTCAACTTTGCTATTACAAACACTTGCCAATTTATCACAACATGAAAAAATTCTTTATGTGACGGGGGAAGAATCGTTACAGCAAGTAGCGATGCGGGCTAAACGCTTACAATTGCCAACAGCTAATTTACGCTTATTAGCAGAAACGCAAGTTGAAGCAATTATTAATCATGCCCAGAAAGAATTACCTAAGGTTATGGTGATTGATTCTATTCAAACCATCTATACCGAAGCGATTAGCTCAGCGCCTGGTGGGGTAGGGCAGGTAAGGGAATCAGCCGCGCAATTGGTTAGATTTGCTAAGATGACTCAGACTGCGGTGTTTTTAGTAGGACATGTCACGAAAGAAGGTGCGATTGCTGGGCCGCGGGTATTAGAGCATATGGTTGATAGTGTTTTATATTTTGAAGGCCAAAGTGATAGTCGCTTTCGAGTCATAAGAGCAATTAAAAACCGATTTGGTGCTGTTAATGAATTAGGTATTTTTGCGATGACTGATCGCGGGTTAAAAGAGGTTGCTAATCCGTCAGCTATCTTTTTATCCAAGCAACCTGAGCCCACGCCAGGAAGTGCTGTCATGGTCACTTGGGAAGGCTCAAGGCCCATGTTAGTTGAAGTACAAGCACTAGTTGACGAAGCACATGGGCAGCAACCAAAACGTGTAACGGCAGGCCTTGAGCATAATCGTTTAGCTATTTTGTTAGCTGTGTTACATAGGCACGGTGGTATAGCCACATTTGATCAAGATGTGTTTATCAATGTAGTCGGTGGCGTGAAAGTGACTGAAACAGGCAGCGATTTAGCCTTATTAGCTGCTGTGGTATCAAGTCTACGTAATCGAGTATTTGACTCAGAGACCATTATTTTTGGTGAAATTGGACTGGCTGGGGAAATACGACCGGTACAAAGTGGGCAAGAACGATTACGAGAAGCTGCAAAACATGGGTTTAAACGGGCAATTATCCCCTTTGCTAATGCACCTAAGCCTAAGCAGAATTTAATTGAAGTTGAACCTGTAAAACATTTGCAAGAGGTGCTTGTTAAGCTATAA
- the recG gene encoding ATP-dependent DNA helicase RecG, giving the protein MLSQSCEILPGVGPALVDKLSRCGIKTIGDLIFHLPYRYQDRTRITPIQDLRPNEYCVIVGQICKIEVKYGKRTMLDCYVQDKTSGLLRLRFFHFNKQQLHTLKTNTWLRAFGEVREFANQFAMIHPEYRILANEQDITVDETLTPIYPTTEGLTQSRLRQLIKLTLTEYQLDLEQLEWMSHEQLQAYTFPSLAKAITFLHNPSPDTTMNTLEEGTHPALQRMIFDELLAQRLSMQFARQYRSQFYAPSLLLDEALINQFISQLPFKLTEAQLRVSQEISQDLVKDKPMLRLIQGDVGCGKTTVAALAALQAIGQGYQVALMAPTDLLSEQHALNLQKWFAPLGIKCARLSGKMKLKERREILGQLVAHDCQLVIGTHALFQEGVEFSRLGLIIIDEQHRFGVEQRLLLQQKGQYDQCIPHQLLMTATPIPRTLAMTQFAHLDISIIDTLPPGRVPVHTAVVNQAKRDQIIERLQTAIAKGMQAYWVCTLIEESEKLQCTAASLTAKTLQEQLPDVRVGLVHGKMKALEKEAVMGAFKEGELNLLVATTVIEVGVDVPNASLMIIENAERLGLSQLHQLRGRVGRGNNQSYCLLLYQSPLSELGAERLQIMRATSDGFVIAEKDLQLRGAGEFLGTKQTGYRQFKIANLHRDHALLPQVSNCSNHLINHDPEKARLIAERWLGEFEQFLQS; this is encoded by the coding sequence GTGCTGTCTCAATCTTGTGAAATATTACCGGGCGTCGGGCCTGCATTAGTCGATAAGCTTAGTCGATGCGGTATTAAAACGATTGGCGATCTTATCTTTCATCTTCCCTATCGTTATCAAGATAGAACACGCATTACCCCTATTCAAGACCTACGTCCCAATGAATACTGTGTTATCGTCGGACAAATTTGCAAAATTGAAGTTAAATATGGCAAACGAACGATGCTTGATTGTTATGTCCAGGATAAAACAAGTGGACTCTTAAGGCTACGCTTTTTTCATTTTAATAAGCAACAATTACATACTCTTAAAACGAATACATGGTTACGTGCTTTTGGTGAAGTACGCGAATTTGCTAATCAATTTGCAATGATTCATCCCGAATATCGAATTTTAGCCAATGAACAAGATATTACAGTTGATGAAACACTAACGCCTATTTACCCAACCACTGAAGGATTAACGCAAAGTCGATTGCGGCAATTAATTAAGCTAACCTTAACAGAATACCAATTAGACCTAGAACAGTTAGAATGGATGTCGCATGAGCAATTGCAAGCTTATACTTTTCCTTCTTTAGCTAAAGCCATTACTTTTCTTCATAATCCCTCACCCGATACCACAATGAATACCCTTGAAGAAGGAACTCATCCTGCGTTACAGCGCATGATTTTTGATGAATTACTTGCGCAGCGCCTAAGCATGCAATTTGCCAGACAATATCGCAGTCAGTTTTATGCACCCTCTTTATTATTAGATGAAGCATTAATTAACCAATTTATTAGCCAACTCCCCTTTAAACTTACCGAAGCTCAACTGCGTGTCAGCCAAGAAATTAGCCAAGATTTAGTAAAAGATAAACCGATGCTGCGGTTAATTCAGGGCGATGTTGGTTGTGGGAAAACAACAGTCGCAGCCTTAGCTGCTTTACAAGCGATTGGGCAAGGTTATCAAGTTGCCCTAATGGCGCCTACAGATTTATTAAGTGAGCAACATGCCCTTAATTTACAAAAATGGTTTGCACCACTAGGCATTAAATGTGCCCGCCTAAGTGGAAAAATGAAGCTAAAAGAGAGGCGAGAAATCTTAGGGCAATTAGTAGCCCACGACTGTCAACTGGTAATAGGTACCCATGCCTTATTTCAAGAAGGTGTTGAATTTAGTCGCTTAGGGTTAATTATTATTGATGAGCAACACCGCTTTGGCGTAGAACAACGGCTACTCTTGCAGCAAAAAGGCCAATACGATCAATGCATTCCTCATCAATTATTAATGACAGCAACACCTATTCCAAGAACACTGGCAATGACACAATTTGCTCACCTAGATATTTCTATCATTGACACCTTACCTCCAGGCCGCGTTCCCGTGCATACGGCAGTCGTTAATCAAGCCAAACGTGATCAAATTATAGAGCGCTTGCAAACAGCAATTGCTAAAGGAATGCAGGCTTATTGGGTCTGCACGCTTATCGAAGAGTCTGAGAAACTGCAATGTACTGCAGCTAGCCTAACTGCTAAAACACTACAAGAGCAATTGCCTGATGTACGTGTAGGCTTAGTCCATGGCAAAATGAAAGCCCTTGAGAAAGAAGCTGTCATGGGCGCGTTTAAAGAAGGGGAATTAAATTTATTAGTGGCAACCACAGTTATTGAAGTTGGTGTGGATGTGCCGAATGCAAGTTTAATGATTATTGAAAATGCAGAGCGCTTAGGCCTTTCGCAACTTCACCAACTACGAGGCCGCGTCGGCAGAGGCAATAATCAATCTTATTGCTTACTCCTTTATCAATCGCCCCTATCAGAACTTGGCGCTGAGCGCTTACAAATTATGCGCGCTACGTCAGATGGCTTTGTCATCGCTGAAAAAGATTTACAATTGCGGGGTGCCGGCGAATTTTTAGGCACCAAACAAACAGGATATCGCCAATTTAAAATTGCCAACCTTCATCGCGATCATGCATTGCTGCCTCAAGTATCGAATTGCAGTAATCATTTAATCAATCATGATCCAGAGAAAGCTCGCCTAATTGCAGAGCGCTGGCTAGGCGAATTCGAGCAATTTTTACAAAGTTAA
- a CDS encoding SPOR domain-containing protein, with the protein MAKDYVRKRHVRQRSNVPKQLVMLLTSFLCGYLTATVFDFTSLTTWVNKNVLNSDKPSEVKKVVKHQSVKPKFEFYTLLAKDNSPPMPSNRVMANSKSSRQTVSSPLSSTNLATQGAAVQGATTAQPTLPQPAFNQRGASSLAQATTQQSRQLLNSVDNKPIMPTNRHAKEAFLIQIAAFNKRQDAEHLKASLVLRGFDVAISPFLKENINWYRVVVGPFPSRAEAEKAQLAVARSERMKGMIRKIDV; encoded by the coding sequence ATGGCAAAGGATTATGTTAGAAAAAGACATGTTAGGCAGCGCAGTAATGTGCCTAAACAATTAGTGATGCTGCTGACTTCTTTTTTATGCGGTTATTTAACTGCAACCGTATTTGATTTTACAAGCTTAACCACGTGGGTTAATAAAAATGTTTTAAATAGTGACAAGCCTTCTGAAGTAAAAAAAGTAGTAAAACACCAGTCTGTTAAGCCAAAATTTGAATTTTACACACTTTTAGCGAAAGATAACTCGCCACCCATGCCAAGTAATCGTGTCATGGCAAATAGTAAGTCTTCTCGTCAAACGGTGTCATCGCCCTTATCTTCAACTAATTTAGCGACGCAAGGGGCTGCTGTACAAGGGGCTACGACGGCTCAACCCACTTTGCCGCAACCTGCATTTAATCAGCGAGGTGCTAGTTCGTTAGCCCAGGCAACTACCCAGCAAAGCCGACAGCTGCTCAATTCAGTTGATAATAAACCGATAATGCCGACTAATCGCCATGCGAAAGAGGCATTTTTAATTCAAATTGCTGCTTTTAATAAGCGTCAAGATGCGGAACACTTAAAAGCTTCTTTAGTATTGCGTGGTTTTGATGTTGCGATCTCTCCTTTTTTAAAAGAGAACATCAATTGGTATCGAGTAGTGGTTGGGCCTTTCCCATCCCGGGCTGAAGCAGAAAAAGCACAGCTTGCTGTGGCAAGGAGTGAACGTATGAAAGGCATGATTCGCAAAATTGATGTCTAG